From a single Theropithecus gelada isolate Dixy chromosome 10, Tgel_1.0, whole genome shotgun sequence genomic region:
- the DDRGK1 gene encoding DDRGK domain-containing protein 1 isoform X2: MVGPVWYLVAAALLVGFILFLTRSRGRAASASQESLHNEELAGAGRVAQPRPLEPEEPRAEGRPRRRRDLGSRLQAQRRAQRVTLAEADENEQEAVILAQEEEDVEKSAETHLSGKIGAKKLRKLEEKQARKAQREAEEAEREERKRLESQREAEWKKEEERLRLEEEQKEEEERKAREEQAQREHEEYLKLKEAFVVEEEGVGETMTEEQSQSFLTEFINYIKQSKVVLLEDLASQVGLRTQDTINRIQDLLAEGTITGVIDDRGKFIYITPEELAAVANFIRQRGRVSIAELAQASNSLIAWGREPPAQAPT; the protein is encoded by the exons ATGGTGGGGCCCGTGTGGTACTTGGTAGCGGCGGCTCTGCTAGTCGGCTTTATCCTCTTCCTGACTCGCAGCCGGGGCCGGGCGGCATCAG CCAGCCAAGAGTCACTGCACAATGAGGAGCTGGCAGGAGCAGGCCGGGTGGCCCAGCCTAGGCCCCTGGAGCCTGAGGAGCCGAGAGCTGAAGGCAGGCCTCGGCGCCGGAGGGACCTGGGCAGCCGCCTACAGGCCCAGCGTCGAGCCCAGCGGGTGACCTTGGCAGAAGCAGATGAGAATGAGCAGGAAGCTGTCATCCTAG CCCAGGAGGAAGAAGACGTTGAGAAGTCAGCGGAAACTCACCTGTCAGGGAAAATTGGAGCTAAGAAACTGCGGAAGCTGGAGGAGAAACAAGCACGAAAGGCCCAGCGTGAG GCAGAGGAGGCTGAACGTGAGGAGCGGAAACGACTCGAGTCCCAGCGCGAAGCTGAgtggaaaaaggaggaggagcgGCTTCGCCTAGAGGAAGAGCAGAAG gaggaggaggagaggaaggccCGCGAGGAGCAGGCCCAGCGGGAGCATGAGGAGTACCTGAAACTGAAGGAGGCCTTTGTGGTGGAGGAGGAAGGCGTGGGAGAGACCATGACTGAGGAACAG TCCCAGAGCTTCCTGACAGAGTTCATCAACTACATCAAG CAGTCCAAGGTTGTGCTCTTGGAAGACCTGGCTTCCCAGGTGGGCCTGCGTACTCAG GACACCATAAATCGCATCCAGGACCTGCTGGCTGAGGGGACTATAACAG GTGTGATTGACGACCGGGGCAAGTTCATCTACATAACCCCAGAGGAATTGGCCGCCGTGGCCAACTTCATCCGACAGCGGGGCCGGGTGTCCATCGCCGAGCTTGCCCAAGCCAGCAACTCCCTCATCGCCTGGGGCCGGGAGCCCCCTGCCCAAGCCCCAACCTGA
- the DDRGK1 gene encoding DDRGK domain-containing protein 1 isoform X1 translates to MVGPVWYLVAAALLVGFILFLTRSRGRAASASQESLHNEELAGAGRVAQPRPLEPEEPRAEGRPRRRRDLGSRLQAQRRAQRVTLAEADENEQEAVILAQEEEDVEKSAETHLSGKIGAKKLRKLEEKQARKAQREAEEAEREERKRLESQREAEWKKEEERLRLEEEQKEEEERKAREEQAQREHEEYLKLKEAFVVEEEGVGETMTEEQSQSFLTEFINYIKVSSHGTEPECQLPAWCVQVGCLQQGLQAVHSGSCKSGQGGLEGQSCRVLARSVSPRSDPEGREGPGSVWEVQAFDHFLTLSLTVSLLFRPHAQ, encoded by the exons ATGGTGGGGCCCGTGTGGTACTTGGTAGCGGCGGCTCTGCTAGTCGGCTTTATCCTCTTCCTGACTCGCAGCCGGGGCCGGGCGGCATCAG CCAGCCAAGAGTCACTGCACAATGAGGAGCTGGCAGGAGCAGGCCGGGTGGCCCAGCCTAGGCCCCTGGAGCCTGAGGAGCCGAGAGCTGAAGGCAGGCCTCGGCGCCGGAGGGACCTGGGCAGCCGCCTACAGGCCCAGCGTCGAGCCCAGCGGGTGACCTTGGCAGAAGCAGATGAGAATGAGCAGGAAGCTGTCATCCTAG CCCAGGAGGAAGAAGACGTTGAGAAGTCAGCGGAAACTCACCTGTCAGGGAAAATTGGAGCTAAGAAACTGCGGAAGCTGGAGGAGAAACAAGCACGAAAGGCCCAGCGTGAG GCAGAGGAGGCTGAACGTGAGGAGCGGAAACGACTCGAGTCCCAGCGCGAAGCTGAgtggaaaaaggaggaggagcgGCTTCGCCTAGAGGAAGAGCAGAAG gaggaggaggagaggaaggccCGCGAGGAGCAGGCCCAGCGGGAGCATGAGGAGTACCTGAAACTGAAGGAGGCCTTTGTGGTGGAGGAGGAAGGCGTGGGAGAGACCATGACTGAGGAACAG TCCCAGAGCTTCCTGACAGAGTTCATCAACTACATCAAGGTAAGCAGCCACGGAACAGAGCCTGAATGTCAGCTCCCTGCCTGGTGTGTGCAGGTCGGTTGCCTCCAGCAGGGGCTGCAGGCAGTGCATTCAGGCTCATGCAAGAGTGGGCAGGGGGGCCTAGAGGGGCAGAGCTGCAGGGTCCTGGCCAGGAGTGTTTCTCCCCGCTCCGACCCCGAAGGTAGAGAAGGACCTGGGTCTGTGTGGGAGGTGCAAGCCTTTGATCACTTCCTCACACTCAGTTTGACAGTTTCCCTGCTCTTCAGACCCCACGCTCAGTGA